The segment ACATGATTTGTATGATATTAGGCTTTTCTGATTTGTTGAATAGATTGCAGTTGTTATATGTCTATTGGAAATTTATTCTCGGTAAGTTTCTGCCAATATGTAGCACAAGTTatgatcaaatttgctagtacttgaattatatttttcattagtttcattaaaactaacatttaatatattttgataatatgtttgtttcgtattggaaatgttgctatatttttctacaaacttataaaatgcggagggagtactaagtaAATCCTGTTTTGAACATTTTCTGTTTGATGCATGCATTGATCCTGAAATGTTTGTTGTCAGGTTTTATAGCAGCATCCATGCCAGTGACCCCAGACACTGCTCATAATTCACTGTCTAATGACAGGAGTGCCACTCCAGAGCCTCCAGTGGGCTCTGGCCTCAACCATGCTGGTTCTGAAATGTTTCAACCAACTGAAAGAAAGGGTAGATTAAAAGGTTCTGCACCACATGACACCTTGAGTAATGCTGGAACTGCTGCCAGTGCTGGCATGGGTACATCTGTCTTGGTTCCTGTGAAGGCGACACAATTCGAGTCCGGCAGTGCTATCACCCATACGAAGGACATCCCAAGACCAGCTGGTGATATTTCCAATGCAATCATTTCTACTGGTACCCTGATCCCTCAGAAGGTGTCGCAGGTGAAGCTTGTTAAGGACATCAGCCAACAAACGAACACCCAAAAGCTAGTTGGCTCTACTTCCAATACAGGTGATCGCAACGATCCGATGATCTCTGCAAAGGTGCCTCAGCTCCAGTTAGTGAGGGACACCACCCTCCAGATGGTCACTGGGAAGCCAGCTAGCATTGCCACCAGTGCAAGCCATGGTACTGCTGTGCCGATCTCTCGGCAGGTGCCCTGGGTCAAGTTGGTGAAGGATGTCACCCCGCAGATGCTCACCTCGAGACTTGGCAGTGCTGCTGTCAAAGTTGACTATCGTACGGCTGTGGCGATCCCTCAGAAGTTGTCCCAGCTCAAGTTAGTCAAGGATATCACACCGCATACAGCCACCCAAAAGCCTGCCACGATTGCGGCGAAGGCCATTCACCAGAAGAAGCGGAAAGCTAACAGTGACCCTGGCGAGAGCCCACTGGCACGGCATAAGCCGACTATCAATGACGTGCCACCCAGCCCTTTTGAAAGATCATCAGTAAGCAGCATTCCGCATCACTTCAGCAAAGCTATGCTGACCGACAATCTTAGGTCACTCACAAAGCTTCACTTGGCTGATGAACTGCCTCGCACATTAACAACGTCGACCAAGAACGATGATATGCGCTTCTTAACCCGATCTGAGCTGATGGAGAACCTGAGATTCCTTGCAAAGAACCACAACTTTTCAAATGTTGCCACGAATGATGGTAACTAGAACTCTAGAAGAATTTCCAGGAGGAATGGCAGTAAGTTGAATAAGCTAGTACTTGTACACCATGTATATGAAAATTCTAGTTTGTCCCCTCTGAAATAAACCACATTATACCCTGTCACTTTGTTGCAGTAGATGATGATATGCACCTCTGCTGCCTGTAAGTTTCTGGATGACGAATTGAGGACAAGAACTCGTGGCGGGAACTTTTGGTGATTGACCTTGCTTTATTCTGCTACCCATTAATATTGTTGTTGAAAATTGTTTAGGTTATTATGCCTTTCTTAGAATTACTTTTTTTGGGTCTACAGAAGATGTTATGCAGACCCCCCTATTTTTATGCGGTTAATCACATGTACTTACACTTTAAGCATTCATTGTTGCTTGCTAAGGTAGGAATTCATAATGTAAACAAATCTTTCTGTTAGATCATTTCCTCTAAAAGGGAATTGAACTATTCTATACAAAAAAGTTTGAAGTTCTGTATTTGTTTTATCTGGACATGATTTAGGTTTCTTATCCATGTATGTTCCTATGTATTGTTCTAAATTTAGTTGCAGACCCAGAATTGAATTCTAGGTGTGGTGGACTCGCAAGAGTGAAAATACAATAACTTATTGAGTCATAAAGAATCACACAAACTATGCTATCGATCATTGCCAATCTTCTCACGGTGGACTGATTAGAGTGCTTGAAACTACCGTCCAACCCAGGTTCGAAGCATGGCACCTCCTTAGAATCAAAGCATTGGGGATGTCTCCCCCCATGGTCGAGTTTTATGCTATTGATCATCAGAAAATACATTCCCAATTTCCCATTTCACATTTCAGTGAAGTTACTAGCTTACAAGATAATGCATTCCCAATTTCCTATTTCCTATTTCTTTCCCTCATTTCCCACTTCTCCATTTCAATTGTCAAATTTTAACTAATTTGCTAGCTTACCAGACTATCCATTCCTAGTTTCCAGTTTCAATTCTCAAAATGTTTACCAATCTACTAGCTTAATGTCACACTTGGATACAAAATGTTTCTTCTAAACATCACTTTTTTATAATCTTAACCAATTGTGTGCCTCAGGAGGGTGCAGCCGCCAGCCTAGCCAACACCCTCAGGCCGTATGGACTCACTGGACACTTGCATGCCGCACATGGTCACTAGGCTGTGTACCGTGTGCTTCTACCTGCTGCTACCCTTGGGCCATGTGGAATCACCGGCTAAACCACATCATCCACCACAGTTTGTGCCTTTACGCAATGCCTTCTGCGAGCTCTATCTGCAGCCTGCCACCATCTGCCATGCGCGATATGCCTTGCCATCCTGTGGCTGTCAGTCGCTACGCTGCCAAATTAATGAATTGCTTGCACACGGTGGCATGTAGGGGGATGGGGTAACTGAGAGTGTGGGATTTGTAGATTTGGGAGTTGTGCTGTTCATGCACACTTGGGCTCACTTATTCCATCATACGCTGGCTCAAATGCCCATACCCTTGACTGAACCAATGCACCGTGCCATTCATCTGTTACTCTATTCTTTAATGCCTCCACCCTCACCATGGTGCCCTGCTCGCGTACTTTGGTGATGCTCAGAGCCTTGGAGGAAGAAGCCCCAAGGGCATTTGCCGTCTTCAGTAGCTGTGTACTGTTTGGGTCCGCGCAAGCTTTCCGCATTGGTGGGTCCACTCTAATTAAATTATCATGTTCACAGACTAAAGTAGGCCTTTTAGTTTTCAGAGAGGCTGCAGTTTTTATGCTTTAGGTACACATGCTTGGACAATTTACACCTGAAATTGAAGCTTGGAATAGGAATTCAAAAGGATTTTAAGAATATACTCAACTTTTTATTACCTTGTGTTTATATCTGCCATAAAAGAATTATATTCTCATGCACAAAATGATCAAAGCTTATTTTTGTGCTGCTTTAATTTTGTGCTTGGATCGACTTCTTAGAGAATGCACTAACTGCTGTACACCGTTTGTTTCCAATGTATGATCAGTGGGTGCCCGTGCCATTTGCAGCAACTCTGGATTGTTCGGGCCTTTGGGGGAGGATTTTCCACTGTTACACCATACCATCAGATGTGGGGTGATGACATCAGCATGTCGAATGAAatcctggaaaaaaaaactctatatgGTGTGTATAATTTATAATGTGCTGAAGGTAATCATAACATTTGTTTGTAAATGCATGGCTCTTTGTTGacctgcatgtgccatttgcaGCAACTCTGGATTGTTCGGAGAGGATTTTCCACTGTTACACCATACCATCAAATGTGGGGTGATGACTGATGACATCAGCATGTGCAACGAAATCCTGGAAAAGAACTCTATATGGTGtgtataatttataatatgctAAAGGTAATCATAACTCTTGTTTATAAATGCATGGCTCTGTTGACCTCTCCTCTCATAAGTACACAAAATTTTATGCATTTTTATTTGGCAGTACTtgaggttttctttttctgtttaggtttaattatttatttgttatttatgTTAATTTCTTAATTTCCAGTTTGCTAAATTGATACAAGCTCAGAAGCTCATCATGCCATGCAAGATCTGATTGAATGCTTCTGATACTCATTCTTCAATCAAACTGTTCATAGTTCATACATTAAATATCTGCGTGTTTGCTTTAGGAATTAGCAGAGACAATTCGGCTAATGAATTGATGCACAAAGAGACCTCGTGAACATGTATGATTGTACAAGTTGTTTTCCCTAATCCTTCTATTTTCATAAATATCTGTTAAccttccataaaaaaaagaggcaTAAACTTTTGTGCCATCTTATTAGGAACATCTCAGTGCTTCAGTGCTATGGAAGAGAAAGCATGGAAATTCGTTACTCCTTTTtaatcaaatatattttgtggAATACACAATAACATATTAACTTTTCTGTTTGCATGTTGATTAAGGAAAAATCATCTAACCAAACTCCAAATAGAACAACATAATTTATTTAGAACATTGCTACTAGTTCGTAAGCAGCTTTCTTATGTCAATTTTTGAAAGCGTTTGCGTCATTCAACTACCCATTGGCACTACATAGTTAAAGATGCTCATCTGATTTTATTGATAAAAATGACAACTGTCCCCGCTGCGTGCAGAGATGCAGAGAATAGGTGTCTGACAAAATTCAAGTGCCAAAGGCTCAGCCTGGCTCAGGCGAAATCCGCCATCACTTGCAGCCTGGTTTCTGCAGAGCCCTAAAACTGTCACTGACTCACCTACTTGCTTGGCAACACCTCTAGTTTGATGTACAGAAGTAACTCTTTTTGACAAACCAGCAAATTGATCGTGTATGTACGGTCATATTCTGCTCCATTTGATGCCACCAAGGTCAACCGTTAATTTTCGtaaatctgaagttctgaactttGTCATCATGTCTCTTGGTGTGTGAATGCAGCAGGAATTAGAATTCCATGCCATGATGCTCTTGCCAAGCTGAATAATGTGTGTATTCAAGACTTCAAGGTTAATGCATGAATGTTTGGTACATGTGCATAACTGTGTTCCAGATCTTGTATTTGAGATCTGAAGCTTGCAAATCTTTTCGAATGAACAAAATCACGTTTGCTCCAGGGCTTGCATAATCATTGAAAAGCTTACATATCGAAtcgctcaaaaaaaaaaaagcttgttTACTTTAAATGTACTGAGATAGCACATAATGCAAATGCCAAATCATATATTCAGGCATCCAGAACTTATAGCAGTCGGTATAGTGCTAAATATTTAGACATTTTAAATTAATCCTAAAAAAATTCTTAtctactatatattaatattaaaaaaaattacagttaGAACAGATATTGAATTCAGGGTAACATGGACGATTTTACTTCAATTCTCCTCTATCGTACTAATTTGGAGGCGAGCCAACCTGCTAGGCAGCACTTCATTGTACTGATTTTTATTCTCTTCATTACCAGATTCAGAGAGATTTTTGAATCACAATCACCAAGAATCAGAATCTAAAGCCCCACCATACGAGTCCGTAGTTATATCAAGAGTAGTACATGTACATGAACATCGATCAGTTTCTCATATGTGAGCCCATTGTTATATTATTTGACTTCAGGTTTTATCTAGTGTTACGGGTTACAGATCAAGTGCATtttgaacttgacgatagacATGGCAAATCTCTCggaaacaagaacaagaaacgGGAGAGATCAAGGCAACTATTAAATTAGAGAGCATTTCATCCTTCTCATCTTTGGCCTGATTCCCTCCGCAACCTTGACAATTGCGAAAAACATCATCCTGTATATCACCGCCATTCCAAACAGGATGGCGAGGTTTACCCACTTGGAGTACCACATCTCCACCTGCAACGCCTCGAGAACCTGATGGCCAGTAATGGTGGCATTTGCCATGATGAGCTGATCGCTCGCGAATGTCTGCCCGACAAACTCGTTCTTG is part of the Oryza glaberrima chromosome 12, OglaRS2, whole genome shotgun sequence genome and harbors:
- the LOC127757143 gene encoding uncharacterized protein LOC127757143, which gives rise to MPVTPDTAHNSLSNDRSATPEPPVGSGLNHAGSEMFQPTERKGRLKGSAPHDTLSNAGTAASAGMGTSVLVPVKATQFESGSAITHTKDIPRPAGDISNAIISTGTLIPQKVSQVKLVKDISQQTNTQKLVGSTSNTGDRNDPMISAKVPQLQLVRDTTLQMVTGKPASIATSASHGTAVPISRQVPWVKLVKDVTPQMLTSRLGSAAVKVDYRTAVAIPQKLSQLKLVKDITPHTATQKPATIAAKAIHQKKRKANSDPGESPLARHKPTINDVPPSPFERSSVSSIPHHFSKAMLTDNLRSLTKLHLADELPRTLTTSTKNDDMRFLTRSELMENLRFLAKNHNFSNVATNDGN